A single region of the Paraburkholderia megapolitana genome encodes:
- a CDS encoding ferritin-like domain-containing protein, with protein sequence MPWRIEDIDLTRIDRQRAVANEDLLLLLCASSFIESGSDLYTANLSTFFNGDPEVSAWLNNEWEPEELQHGRALKTYIAYVWPEFDWDTAFRSFFEEYSKTCSVEDFEKTRALELVARCVVETGTATLYRAIGECSDEPVLKEITDNIRTDEVRHYKHFFKYFKKYNKIEGNGRLAVLGALMRRVMEIKNEDSEIALRHVFAIRYPERVHDSAYNREKAARVNALVRRNLSADMCVKMLLKPLDLPAKIQPGVHYPLAKITQHVFFR encoded by the coding sequence ATGCCATGGCGTATTGAGGATATCGACCTGACCCGCATCGACCGTCAGCGCGCGGTCGCCAACGAAGATCTGCTGCTGCTGCTGTGCGCATCGTCCTTCATCGAAAGCGGCTCCGACCTCTACACGGCCAACCTCAGTACATTTTTTAACGGCGATCCGGAAGTTTCGGCGTGGCTCAACAACGAGTGGGAACCCGAAGAGCTGCAACACGGCCGGGCGCTGAAAACTTACATTGCCTACGTGTGGCCGGAATTCGACTGGGATACGGCGTTCCGCAGTTTCTTCGAAGAGTATTCGAAGACCTGTTCCGTGGAAGATTTCGAAAAGACGCGTGCGCTCGAACTGGTTGCACGCTGTGTGGTCGAGACCGGCACGGCGACGTTGTATCGTGCGATCGGCGAGTGCTCGGATGAGCCGGTGCTCAAAGAGATCACCGACAACATCCGCACCGACGAAGTCCGTCACTACAAGCACTTTTTCAAATATTTCAAGAAGTACAACAAGATTGAAGGCAATGGCCGGCTTGCCGTGCTCGGTGCGTTGATGCGCCGCGTGATGGAAATCAAGAACGAGGACTCGGAGATTGCGCTGCGTCACGTGTTCGCGATTCGCTATCCGGAGCGCGTGCACGATTCGGCTTATAACCGCGAGAAAGCGGCGCGCGTCAATGCGCTGGTGCGGCGTAATCTGTCGGCCGACATGTGCGTGAAGATGCTGCTCAAGCCGCTCGATCTGCCTGCGAAGATTCAGCCTGGTGTTCACTATCCGCTGGCTAAGATCACGCAGCACGTGTTTTTCCGCTGA